The stretch of DNA CGAGTACGTCCCACTGCTCGGTCGGCAGGTCGAGGGAGGCCAGGACCTTCTGGGGGCTGGGGAAGTCCACGCCGGGGTGCGGTTCGGTCTCCCAGGCGGGGAAGCCCATGTGACCGACGATCAAGAGAGTGCCGCCCGCCGCGACGGCCTCGGCGGCGCTACGCAGGATCCGCTCGCGCGGCATCTCGTGGAGGGAGTGCAGGAACTGGGCGGAGACCAGGTCGTAGCTGCCGGCCGGGAAGGAGGCCCCCAGGTCGTGGTGCTGCCAGTCGACGCGGTCGGCGACCTGGGCCTCGGCCGCGTGCTCGGCGGCACGGCCGAGGGCGATGCGGGAGATGTCGGTGGCGGTGACGCGCCAGCCCTGCCGCGCGAGCCAGATCGCGTCGCCCCCCTCTCCGCAGCCCAGGTCCAGGGCGCTGCCCGGGACGAGCCCCTCGGTCTCGCGGACTAGTGCGGCATTGGGTTCGCCGCTCCACAGACGGCCGCTCTGGTTGTAGCGCTCGTCCCAGAACGCTTCGGCCGAATCGGCGGCGGACGCGGCGGAGGTGTGGGTGTCGTGGGCGGCGTGGGTGCCGTCGGTGGGGTCGGTCGTGTGGTCGCTCATGTGGGCTCCTTCTGCTCTGCGGCAACCCTGCGCGCGGCCCTGGCGGCTTGACAAAGATATTTGCCGCAACGGCAAATGGAGGGATGAGCGACGACGCCGAACTCACGGATGTACTGACCGCCGTCGGGCCGCGGCTACGGGCGCTCCGGAAGGCACGGGGCGCCACCCTGGCCCGGCTGAGCGAGGAGACGGGGATCTCCCTGAGCACGCTCTCGCGTCTGGAGGCCGGACAGCGCGAGCCGACCCTGAAGCTCCTGCTGCCCCTGGCCAAGGCGTACGGCGTACCGCTCGACGAACTGGTCGGCGCGCCCCGGACCGGCGACCCGCGCATCCACCCGCGGCCGTTCATGCGCCACGGCAACACCTGGGTGCCTCTGACCCGCTACCTCGGCGGAATGCACGCCTACAAGCAGGTCATGCCGGTCGCCAGGAACACCACCCGGCAGACCACGCGCCCCGAGCAGGGCATGCACGAGGGCTACGAATGGCTCTACGTACTCTCCGGACGCCTGCTGCTCGCCCTGGGCGACCACGACCTGGTCCTCACCGCGGGCGAAGCCGCCGAGTTCGACACCCGCACCCCTCACGGCTTCGCCAACGCCGGTGACATCCCCGTCGAATTCCTCGCCCTGTACGGGGCCCAGGGCGAGCGCATGCACGTGCGCGTCAGGCCGGGCAGCGGCGAGGGAGACGACGGGGGATAGCCGACGGGGGTGGCAGGGTCAGGCGGTGCGGAGCGCCGGGTCGCTGGTGCCGGGCTCGCCCGTCTCGACGTGTCCGGCGAACCTGCGCAGGTAGGCGCCGTCACTGTCGGACGTGATCCGCAGGTCGTACCAGCGCTTGCTGTGGCCGAGGTCGACCCAGCGGGTCTTGCGGCCACCCGCCGCGACGGTGAGCTCGGTGCTCTTGCCGCCGTATGCGTTGGTGATCGTGAGCCGGCAGGCGGTCTCGGCG from Streptomyces sp. BA2 encodes:
- a CDS encoding class I SAM-dependent methyltransferase, whose protein sequence is MSDHTTDPTDGTHAAHDTHTSAASAADSAEAFWDERYNQSGRLWSGEPNAALVRETEGLVPGSALDLGCGEGGDAIWLARQGWRVTATDISRIALGRAAEHAAEAQVADRVDWQHHDLGASFPAGSYDLVSAQFLHSLHEMPRERILRSAAEAVAAGGTLLIVGHMGFPAWETEPHPGVDFPSPQKVLASLDLPTEQWDVLVCDTHEHSLTAPDGEPSTRTNYTVKLRRRTR
- a CDS encoding helix-turn-helix domain-containing protein, giving the protein MSDDAELTDVLTAVGPRLRALRKARGATLARLSEETGISLSTLSRLEAGQREPTLKLLLPLAKAYGVPLDELVGAPRTGDPRIHPRPFMRHGNTWVPLTRYLGGMHAYKQVMPVARNTTRQTTRPEQGMHEGYEWLYVLSGRLLLALGDHDLVLTAGEAAEFDTRTPHGFANAGDIPVEFLALYGAQGERMHVRVRPGSGEGDDGG